A single Iodidimonas sp. SYSU 1G8 DNA region contains:
- a CDS encoding nuclear transport factor 2 family protein produces MPNRPATGDPLDSVLSRQALHDLNALYCRALDRCDLDLLQRSFHPGATVSFGPMNTTAEEFCPIIIGLERSLPRTTHCLANEWFDIRGDRAAGECCLFSALSYDTEGQSMECFIGARYAADYERRAGEWRIAHMMLVMDWNMNNPSTAQWHLRFGVRGDRKPADLLYSGLFQ; encoded by the coding sequence ATGCCGAACCGTCCGGCCACCGGCGACCCGCTCGACAGCGTGCTGTCGCGCCAGGCGCTCCACGATCTGAATGCGTTGTATTGCCGCGCGCTCGACCGCTGCGACCTGGATCTGCTGCAGCGCAGTTTCCACCCGGGCGCGACCGTGTCCTTTGGGCCGATGAACACCACGGCCGAGGAATTCTGCCCCATCATCATCGGTCTGGAACGCAGCCTGCCGCGCACCACCCACTGCCTCGCCAATGAATGGTTCGATATTCGCGGCGACCGGGCCGCCGGCGAATGCTGCCTATTCTCGGCGCTGAGCTACGACACCGAGGGGCAGAGCATGGAATGCTTCATCGGCGCGCGCTATGCCGCCGATTACGAGCGGCGCGCCGGCGAATGGCGGATCGCCCACATGATGCTGGTAATGGACTGGAACATGAACAATCCGTCCACCGCGCAATGGCATTTGCGGTTCGGCGTGCGCGGCGATCGCAAGCCCGCCGACCTGCTGTATAGCGGGCTGTTCCAATGA
- the ppa gene encoding inorganic diphosphatase — MNLDKISAGVNPPSDINVIIEIPLGGVPVKYELDKESGALFVDRFLHTAMYYPGNYGFIPQTLSEDGDPCDVVVISQVPVVPGAVIRCRPIGALVMQDEAGADEKILAVPVDKLHPFYTGIKSYRDLPPILCEQIGHFFQHYKDLEKGKWVTIAKWLDVEETQQLVLDGMEAHRKKVAEKA; from the coding sequence ATGAACCTCGACAAGATTTCCGCAGGCGTAAACCCTCCCAGCGACATCAACGTAATCATCGAGATCCCGCTGGGCGGCGTGCCGGTGAAGTACGAGCTGGACAAGGAGTCCGGCGCGCTGTTCGTCGACCGCTTCCTGCACACCGCCATGTACTATCCGGGGAATTACGGCTTCATCCCGCAGACGCTTTCGGAAGACGGCGATCCCTGCGACGTGGTCGTCATCAGCCAGGTGCCGGTGGTGCCGGGCGCGGTGATCCGCTGCCGCCCGATTGGCGCGCTGGTCATGCAGGACGAGGCGGGCGCCGACGAGAAGATCCTGGCAGTGCCGGTCGACAAGCTGCACCCATTCTATACCGGCATCAAATCCTACCGCGACCTGCCGCCGATCCTGTGCGAGCAAATCGGTCATTTCTTCCAGCACTACAAGGATCTGGAAAAGGGCAAGTGGGTGACCATCGCCAAGTGGCTGGACGTGGAAGAAACCCAGCAGCTGGTGCTGGACGGCATGGAAGCACACCGCAAGAAGGTCGCCGAAAAGGCCTGA
- a CDS encoding phosphotransferase, with the protein MAIDRAKEFSGTQEVREQHKFDVSKLQAFMEEHVEGFSGQVSVAQFKGGQSNPTFMLDAGGKRYVMRRKPPGELLKSAHAVDREYKVITALGKTDVPVPKTYALCTDDSVVGTWFYIMDCLDGRIFWTPDLPEVAKEDRRAIYEGMVDALARLHKADHRAIGLDDFGKPSDYIARQIHVWSKQYRLSQTETIEAMDKLMDWLPANLPPDHGPCVVHGDFRLDNMIFHPTEPRVIGILDWELSTIGDPMADFSYNCMPYHLKVQANTTGLVERDLEALGIPSEAEYIRMYCERTGRSHIDNWDYYLVYNIFRLAAISQGIMGRVMAGTAASAKAAESGKQARPLAEKAWEMARKIGA; encoded by the coding sequence ATGGCGATCGATCGCGCGAAGGAATTTTCCGGCACCCAGGAGGTGCGCGAGCAGCACAAGTTCGATGTGTCGAAGCTGCAGGCGTTCATGGAAGAGCACGTCGAGGGCTTTTCCGGCCAGGTGAGCGTAGCCCAGTTCAAGGGTGGCCAGTCCAACCCGACCTTCATGCTGGACGCGGGCGGCAAGCGCTATGTCATGCGGCGCAAGCCGCCGGGCGAGCTGCTGAAGTCGGCCCACGCCGTCGACCGCGAATACAAGGTGATCACCGCGCTGGGCAAGACCGACGTGCCGGTGCCCAAGACCTATGCCCTTTGCACCGACGATTCGGTGGTGGGCACCTGGTTCTACATCATGGATTGCCTGGACGGCCGCATCTTCTGGACGCCGGACCTGCCCGAGGTCGCGAAGGAAGATCGCCGGGCGATCTATGAAGGCATGGTCGATGCGCTGGCGCGGCTGCACAAGGCCGATCACCGCGCCATCGGTCTCGATGATTTCGGCAAGCCGAGCGACTACATCGCGCGCCAGATCCACGTCTGGTCGAAGCAATACCGCCTGTCGCAGACCGAGACCATCGAGGCCATGGACAAGCTGATGGACTGGCTGCCCGCCAATCTGCCGCCCGATCACGGTCCCTGCGTCGTCCATGGCGATTTCCGCCTGGACAACATGATCTTCCACCCGACCGAGCCCCGGGTGATCGGCATCCTGGACTGGGAGCTGTCGACCATCGGTGATCCCATGGCCGATTTCAGCTACAACTGCATGCCCTATCACCTGAAGGTTCAGGCCAACACCACCGGCCTGGTCGAGCGGGACCTGGAGGCGCTGGGGATTCCGAGCGAGGCCGAGTACATCCGCATGTACTGCGAGCGCACAGGCCGCAGCCATATCGATAACTGGGATTACTACCTCGTCTATAACATCTTCCGGCTGGCGGCGATTTCCCAGGGCATCATGGGCCGGGTCATGGCCGGGACCGCAGCGAGCGCCAAGGCCGCGGAATCCGGCAAGCAGGCGCGTCCCCTTGCAGAAAAAGCATGGGAGATGGCGCGGAAAATCGGGGCTTAA
- a CDS encoding MOSC domain-containing protein encodes MPIQSSGHVRALWRHPVKSMQGEAVESAFFDGRGMLGDRAYAVLDLETGIIASAKHPKKWANLLTCRAAYVAEPETGQPLPPIRITFPNGGEIASTDREVNGVLSEFLGREVALISTPPAKAEREADRTEDDLGSAKDVRQEALGLAAPGSFLDFAPIHVLSTTTLDGLAERAPESRFDVRRFRPNILLEGSGLSEHEWPGDSAAIGAVRLTFIDPTPRCVMTTLPQADLPRDTMIFRTAAAWIKAPSITFAPGEMMSVIAGVHATATAPGVISVGDVLRA; translated from the coding sequence GTGCCGATTCAGTCTTCCGGTCATGTCAGAGCGCTGTGGCGCCATCCGGTGAAGTCCATGCAGGGCGAGGCCGTCGAAAGCGCCTTCTTCGACGGCCGGGGCATGCTCGGGGACCGTGCCTATGCGGTGCTGGACCTCGAGACCGGCATCATCGCCAGCGCCAAGCACCCGAAGAAATGGGCCAATCTGCTCACCTGCCGCGCCGCCTATGTCGCCGAGCCGGAGACGGGCCAGCCTTTGCCGCCCATCCGCATCACTTTTCCCAATGGCGGCGAGATCGCCAGCACCGACCGGGAGGTGAACGGCGTCCTCTCCGAATTCCTCGGGCGCGAGGTCGCCCTGATCTCGACGCCGCCAGCGAAGGCCGAGCGCGAGGCGGACCGCACCGAGGACGATCTGGGCAGCGCCAAGGATGTCCGCCAGGAAGCGCTGGGCCTTGCCGCGCCCGGCAGTTTCCTCGATTTCGCGCCGATCCACGTGCTCAGCACCACGACGCTCGACGGGCTCGCCGAACGGGCGCCGGAAAGCCGCTTCGACGTGCGCCGCTTCCGGCCCAACATCCTCCTGGAAGGCAGCGGCCTGTCGGAACATGAATGGCCGGGCGACAGCGCCGCCATTGGCGCGGTGCGGCTGACCTTCATCGATCCCACGCCGCGCTGCGTCATGACCACGCTCCCGCAGGCCGATCTGCCGCGCGACACCATGATCTTCAGGACGGCGGCGGCCTGGATCAAGGCGCCCAGCATCACCTTCGCGCCCGGCGAGATGATGTCGGTGATCGCCGGCGTGCACGCGACGGCGACGGCGCCCGGCGTCATCTCGGTCGGCGACGTGCTGCGGGCCTGA
- a CDS encoding glycosyltransferase family 39 protein, which translates to MRTAVQRPSRNVARPLPRDPHPAALLLPVLLFAALAGLFWTGFMASDDAIYRDTALRWLAHPAALPYEHWGFRYTVIWPLAGLIALFGDTQALLGSLALAYGIVLVGAAILLVRRFAGGAAALWAGVLLASSPLLVIASSTLNVDIPETVFLLASLGLFVAATERAAPEGWLVACGIAAGLAMMTRETALGLLMVYGLLFLRGAYFPRALYLWGALGVALVLGAEMAWFASHGESMLYRLEIIARTHDVVAGTADPGFDTGNISHSPIWGPPLALLVNQEFGLLFFVAPLAAWRLWRTRPVSGGQRVFIEVAVVAMTVWCVWIGYSRTVFPLPRYFMLPAVLACALTGMWLAQLARGRLAGAVLAVLVLANLACLSVENTRPRFAAQALAGWIETHPRGGVVHTDPWTVRRTAMLLHWSDADPRRRLSTAPGRPGALVFVDPNVDAPFVTSRRADLVMPVDAPRRMIGRLLGALGLDERLPERWRDRLIHGGAPAALYRLR; encoded by the coding sequence ATGCGGACGGCCGTGCAGCGACCGTCCCGGAACGTTGCAAGACCGCTTCCCCGCGATCCCCATCCCGCCGCATTGCTGCTGCCGGTGTTGCTGTTCGCCGCGCTGGCCGGCCTGTTCTGGACCGGCTTCATGGCCAGCGACGACGCCATCTACCGGGACACGGCGCTGCGCTGGCTGGCCCACCCGGCGGCGCTTCCCTATGAGCACTGGGGCTTCCGCTACACCGTGATCTGGCCGCTGGCCGGGCTGATCGCCCTGTTCGGCGATACCCAGGCCCTGCTCGGCTCCCTGGCGCTGGCCTATGGCATCGTCCTGGTCGGCGCGGCCATCCTGCTGGTCCGGCGGTTCGCCGGTGGCGCGGCGGCACTGTGGGCCGGTGTGCTGCTGGCGTCCTCGCCGCTGCTGGTGATCGCCTCGTCCACCCTGAACGTGGACATTCCCGAGACCGTCTTCCTGCTGGCCTCGCTGGGCCTGTTCGTCGCCGCGACGGAGCGCGCCGCGCCCGAGGGCTGGCTGGTGGCCTGCGGCATCGCGGCGGGGCTCGCCATGATGACTCGGGAGACGGCGCTGGGCCTGCTGATGGTCTATGGCCTGCTGTTCCTGCGCGGCGCCTATTTCCCCCGCGCGCTGTATCTGTGGGGCGCGCTGGGCGTGGCGCTGGTGCTGGGCGCGGAAATGGCCTGGTTCGCCTCCCACGGCGAGTCCATGCTGTACCGGCTCGAGATCATCGCCCGCACCCATGACGTGGTCGCCGGCACCGCCGATCCGGGTTTCGACACCGGGAATATCTCGCACAGCCCGATCTGGGGGCCGCCGCTGGCGCTGCTCGTCAACCAGGAGTTCGGGCTTTTGTTCTTCGTGGCGCCGCTCGCCGCATGGCGCCTGTGGCGGACCCGGCCCGTGTCCGGCGGCCAGCGAGTATTCATCGAAGTCGCCGTCGTCGCCATGACCGTGTGGTGCGTGTGGATCGGCTACAGCCGGACGGTGTTTCCGCTGCCGCGCTATTTCATGCTGCCGGCGGTGCTGGCCTGCGCGCTGACCGGAATGTGGCTGGCGCAACTCGCGCGGGGGCGACTGGCCGGCGCGGTGCTGGCCGTGCTCGTGCTGGCCAATCTGGCGTGCCTGTCGGTGGAGAACACGCGGCCGCGTTTCGCCGCGCAGGCGCTGGCGGGGTGGATCGAGACCCATCCGCGCGGCGGCGTCGTCCATACCGATCCGTGGACGGTGCGCCGCACGGCCATGCTGCTGCACTGGAGCGACGCGGACCCGCGCCGGCGGCTGAGCACGGCGCCGGGCAGGCCGGGCGCCCTGGTGTTCGTCGATCCCAATGTGGACGCGCCGTTCGTGACGTCGCGCCGCGCGGACCTGGTCATGCCGGTGGACGCGCCTCGGCGGATGATCGGCAGGCTGCTCGGCGCGCTGGGCCTGGACGAGAGGCTACCGGAGCGGTGGCGCGACCGGCTGATCCATGGCGGCGCCCCGGCGGCGCTGTACCGGCTGCGATAG
- the purD gene encoding phosphoribosylamine--glycine ligase — MKVLVVGSGGREHALCWAIAASPLCTKLYCAPGNGGIARDAECVPLAADDLDGIIGFCNDNAIDFVVVGPEGPLVAGLVDKLAAAGIMAFGPRANAAVLEGSKGFTKDLCAKYGIPTAAYGRFNNAASAKAFVAEKGAPIVVKADGLAAGKGVIMAETMDEALAAIDDIFGGRFGAAGAEVVIEEWLIGEEASFFALVDGKHALALAAAQDHKRVGDGDTGPNTGGMGAYSPAPVITDEIAAQVMERIINPTVKAMEAEGRPFRGVLFAGLMITDKGPQLIEYNTRFGDPECQVLMMRLKSDILTALIAAADGHLANFDLRWHDQPALTVVMAADGYPGEYQKGTEIRGLEKVGDDVQVFHAGTALKDGKIIATGGRVLAVTAMAETVAEAQKKAYAAIDAIDWPEGFCRRDIGWRAIGR; from the coding sequence ATGAAGGTTCTTGTCGTCGGCTCCGGCGGGCGTGAACACGCCCTGTGCTGGGCCATCGCCGCCTCGCCCCTGTGCACCAAACTGTATTGCGCGCCTGGCAATGGCGGCATTGCGCGCGATGCCGAATGCGTTCCACTAGCGGCCGACGACCTCGACGGCATCATCGGCTTCTGCAATGACAACGCCATCGACTTCGTGGTGGTCGGACCCGAAGGACCTCTGGTCGCCGGCCTTGTAGACAAGCTGGCGGCGGCGGGAATCATGGCATTCGGTCCGCGCGCGAATGCCGCGGTGCTGGAGGGATCGAAGGGCTTCACGAAGGATCTTTGCGCGAAGTACGGAATTCCGACCGCCGCCTATGGTCGCTTCAATAACGCGGCGTCGGCCAAGGCATTCGTCGCCGAGAAGGGCGCGCCCATCGTGGTGAAGGCGGATGGTCTGGCTGCCGGCAAGGGCGTGATCATGGCTGAAACAATGGACGAGGCGCTGGCGGCCATCGACGACATCTTCGGAGGCCGGTTCGGCGCGGCTGGCGCCGAGGTGGTGATCGAAGAATGGTTGATCGGTGAAGAAGCCAGCTTCTTTGCGCTGGTAGACGGCAAGCACGCCCTCGCGCTTGCCGCCGCGCAAGATCACAAGCGGGTCGGCGATGGCGACACCGGTCCCAACACCGGCGGCATGGGCGCCTATTCACCCGCGCCGGTCATCACCGACGAGATCGCGGCGCAGGTCATGGAGCGCATCATCAACCCCACGGTGAAGGCCATGGAAGCCGAAGGCCGCCCCTTCAGGGGCGTGCTGTTCGCCGGACTGATGATCACCGACAAGGGCCCGCAACTCATCGAATACAACACACGTTTCGGCGATCCGGAGTGCCAAGTTCTGATGATGCGCCTGAAGTCCGACATCCTGACCGCGCTGATCGCCGCCGCCGACGGCCATCTGGCCAATTTCGACCTGCGCTGGCATGACCAGCCGGCGCTGACGGTCGTGATGGCCGCCGATGGCTATCCCGGAGAATACCAGAAGGGTACCGAGATCCGCGGACTGGAGAAGGTCGGCGACGACGTCCAGGTGTTCCACGCTGGCACCGCCCTGAAAGACGGAAAAATCATCGCCACCGGCGGCCGCGTCCTCGCCGTTACCGCCATGGCCGAGACGGTAGCCGAGGCGCAGAAAAAGGCTTATGCGGCCATCGACGCGATAGATTGGCCGGAAGGGTTCTGCCGCCGCGACATCGGCTGGCGCGCGATCGGGCGCTGA
- the xseA gene encoding exodeoxyribonuclease VII large subunit: MSTSPTAGTAPNVPEYSVGELSTAIKRTLETSFDHVRVRGEITEFMAARSGHLYLCLKDENAKIKGVMWKGTVGRLSFRPEDGLEVVATGKLTNYGPRSEYQLVIDSMEPAGAGALMALLEERRRKLAAEGLFDAARKRPIPFLPSVIGVVTSPTGAVIRDILHRLADRFPRHVLLWPVLVQGPDAAAQVAAAIRGFNALVPGGPVPRPDVLIVARGGGSLEDLWAFNEEIVVRAAAESDIPLISAVGHETDTTLIDYASDRRAPTPTAAAEMAVPVREDLLDRIAGLDQRHRRAARRLLQERDTALAAAARALPRPADMLGLRQQRFDELSERLPRALVANSQAHRHALVAAAGGLRPAVLRGRAADAARGLQALGERLPRGLTANIQAHGHRLDRAAAGLRPAAVIARIGDARRQVADRAARLLPAAGRAIEQAEKSLLAAGRVLESLSYQNVLKRGFAVIRDANDKPVTSSRAIASGDPLSIEFADGRVGALAVDGKPRPASPRKRAVPDTPQGDLF; this comes from the coding sequence ATGAGCACAAGTCCCACGGCCGGCACGGCCCCGAACGTCCCCGAATATTCGGTCGGCGAACTCTCCACCGCCATCAAGCGCACCCTGGAGACCAGCTTCGACCATGTCCGCGTGCGCGGCGAGATCACCGAATTCATGGCCGCCCGCTCCGGCCACCTCTATCTGTGCCTCAAGGACGAGAACGCCAAGATCAAGGGCGTCATGTGGAAAGGCACTGTCGGCCGCCTGAGCTTCCGGCCCGAGGACGGGCTCGAGGTGGTCGCCACCGGCAAGCTGACCAATTACGGTCCCCGCTCCGAATACCAGCTGGTCATCGACAGCATGGAGCCGGCCGGCGCCGGCGCGCTGATGGCGCTGCTGGAGGAACGGCGGCGCAAGCTGGCCGCCGAAGGCCTGTTCGACGCGGCGCGCAAGCGGCCGATCCCGTTCCTGCCCAGTGTCATCGGCGTCGTGACCTCGCCCACCGGCGCTGTCATCCGCGATATCCTGCACCGCCTGGCCGACCGCTTCCCGCGCCATGTCCTGTTGTGGCCCGTGCTGGTGCAGGGCCCGGACGCCGCGGCTCAGGTGGCGGCGGCGATCCGGGGCTTCAACGCCCTCGTGCCCGGCGGGCCCGTGCCGCGCCCGGATGTGCTGATCGTGGCGCGCGGGGGTGGCAGCCTCGAGGATCTGTGGGCCTTCAACGAGGAAATCGTCGTCCGCGCGGCGGCCGAGAGCGACATCCCGCTGATTTCCGCCGTGGGCCATGAAACCGACACCACGCTCATCGATTACGCCTCCGACCGGCGGGCGCCGACGCCCACCGCCGCCGCCGAGATGGCGGTCCCGGTGCGCGAGGATCTGCTGGACCGCATCGCTGGCCTCGACCAGCGCCACCGCCGCGCCGCCCGCCGGCTGCTGCAGGAACGGGATACCGCGCTGGCGGCGGCGGCACGGGCGCTGCCCCGCCCCGCCGACATGCTGGGGCTGCGGCAGCAGCGTTTCGACGAGCTGTCCGAGCGCTTGCCACGTGCGCTGGTCGCCAACAGCCAGGCCCATCGCCACGCCCTGGTCGCGGCGGCGGGCGGTCTGCGCCCCGCCGTGCTGCGCGGCCGGGCGGCCGATGCCGCGCGCGGCCTGCAGGCGCTCGGCGAGCGGCTGCCGCGCGGCCTCACCGCCAATATCCAGGCGCACGGCCATCGCCTCGACCGGGCCGCCGCCGGCCTGCGACCCGCCGCGGTCATCGCCCGGATCGGCGACGCGCGCCGTCAGGTGGCCGACCGGGCCGCGCGGCTGCTGCCCGCCGCCGGACGCGCCATCGAGCAGGCCGAGAAGTCGCTGCTCGCCGCCGGCCGCGTGCTGGAGAGCCTCAGCTACCAGAACGTGCTGAAACGCGGCTTCGCCGTGATCCGCGACGCCAATGACAAGCCGGTGACGTCGAGCCGCGCCATCGCTTCCGGGGATCCGCTCAGTATCGAATTCGCCGACGGGCGCGTTGGTGCGCTGGCCGTGGACGGAAAACCCCGTCCCGCGTCACCCCGGAAACGCGCGGTCCCGGATACGCCCCAGGGAGATCTGTTCTGA
- a CDS encoding M23 family metallopeptidase — MSQGGMIVGRAEPGSQVMLDGRPLRVAPDGRFVFGFGRDAAPQATLTVTGSDGAVEHRDFAVAQRTYDIQRIDGLPPSKVVPPDDLTARLARERGMVADARRNTSDALHWADPFAWPAAGRISGVYGSQRILNGDPKQPHYGVDVAGPTGSPVTAPASGTVVLAEPDFYYEGGIVLIDHGYGVSSTLMHLQTVDVKVGESVVQGQRIATLGATGRATGPHLDWRMNWNEVRLDPALLVGPVPTK; from the coding sequence ATGAGCCAGGGCGGTATGATCGTCGGCCGTGCCGAGCCGGGTTCACAGGTGATGCTGGATGGCCGTCCCTTGCGTGTCGCGCCGGATGGCCGCTTCGTGTTCGGCTTCGGCCGGGACGCGGCGCCGCAGGCCACGCTTACCGTCACCGGATCCGATGGCGCCGTGGAACACCGTGACTTCGCGGTTGCCCAGCGCACCTACGACATCCAGCGGATCGACGGGTTGCCGCCCTCGAAGGTCGTTCCGCCAGACGACCTGACGGCACGGCTGGCGCGCGAGCGTGGCATGGTCGCCGACGCGCGGCGCAATACAAGCGATGCCCTGCACTGGGCCGACCCGTTCGCCTGGCCCGCGGCGGGACGAATCTCCGGCGTCTACGGCAGTCAACGTATTCTCAACGGCGACCCCAAGCAGCCACATTACGGTGTGGATGTCGCCGGTCCCACGGGATCCCCGGTGACGGCCCCGGCTTCGGGCACGGTGGTGCTGGCCGAGCCGGATTTCTATTACGAGGGCGGGATCGTCCTGATCGATCACGGGTACGGGGTGTCGTCCACGCTGATGCATCTGCAGACCGTCGATGTGAAGGTCGGCGAATCAGTGGTCCAGGGGCAGCGAATCGCCACCCTGGGCGCGACCGGACGGGCGACCGGGCCGCATCTGGACTGGCGAATGAACTGGAACGAGGTGCGCCTCGATCCAGCCTTGCTGGTTGGTCCGGTGCCTACGAAATAA
- a CDS encoding TorF family putative porin, whose translation MMKFTKALALAGLAAGFIATSAPAMAQDAAEPDFSFSGNVAITNDYVFRGFTQTNEDFAIQGGLDLAHSSGLYIGTWASNVEFPSEPVGNRTSFEIDFYGGFKGTFGNSIFTYDIGAIYYMYPGDPAGSDYSYWEFYGKLGADFGFASVGSGLVYSPDFFGGVGDMIHIPLNVSVPIPLGSDQFGLSVSGQLGYNEYTNTGVTWDGFTDNYLNWNIGLTVSITDWFNVDVRYHDTDLDGTYCKNVCDERVTFTVSRSL comes from the coding sequence ATGATGAAATTCACGAAGGCACTTGCACTGGCCGGTCTGGCCGCCGGTTTCATTGCGACGAGCGCGCCCGCCATGGCGCAGGACGCCGCCGAGCCGGACTTCTCGTTCTCGGGCAACGTCGCGATCACCAACGACTACGTTTTCCGCGGCTTCACCCAGACCAATGAAGACTTCGCGATCCAGGGCGGCCTCGATCTGGCGCACTCCAGCGGCCTGTACATCGGCACCTGGGCGTCCAACGTCGAATTCCCCAGCGAGCCCGTGGGCAACCGCACCTCTTTCGAAATCGACTTCTACGGCGGTTTCAAGGGCACCTTCGGCAACAGCATCTTCACCTACGACATCGGCGCCATCTACTACATGTACCCGGGCGACCCGGCCGGCAGCGATTATTCCTACTGGGAATTCTACGGCAAGCTCGGCGCCGATTTCGGCTTCGCCTCGGTCGGTTCGGGCCTGGTGTATTCGCCTGACTTCTTCGGCGGCGTGGGCGACATGATCCACATCCCGCTGAACGTCTCCGTGCCGATCCCGCTCGGCAGCGACCAGTTCGGCCTCAGCGTCAGCGGCCAGCTCGGCTACAACGAGTATACCAACACAGGCGTGACCTGGGATGGCTTCACCGACAACTACCTGAACTGGAACATCGGCCTCACCGTGTCGATCACCGACTGGTTCAACGTCGATGTGCGCTACCACGACACCGATCTGGACGGCACCTACTGCAAGAACGTCTGCGACGAGCGCGTGACGTTCACGGTCAGCCGTTCGCTCTAA
- a CDS encoding NADPH:quinone oxidoreductase family protein: MKAIMCRAYGDLSVLKLEEIADPVAGPGQALVRIRACGINFADSIMTAGKYQNQPELPFTPGSEIAGDIVALGAGVEGFSVGDRVMGLPGRGGYAELVAVDAGRLTRLPDGLSYEQAASFAVTYGTSHVALLHRARLQAGETLLVHGAAGGVGLTAVEIGRIIGARIIATAGGPEKLAIARAAGAHETIDYLSEDIRKRVKELTGGRGADVVYDPIGGDVFDASLRCVAFEGRILVIGFAGGRVPQIPANHVMVKNVDIIGVNRPSYDTLAPEVSRRSQEQLLDWLAEGKLRPLVSRTFPLERAVEALDSVVTRKSTGKVVITP, from the coding sequence ATGAAAGCCATCATGTGCCGCGCGTATGGCGACCTGTCCGTGCTGAAGCTGGAGGAGATCGCCGATCCGGTCGCCGGACCCGGCCAGGCGCTGGTGCGCATCCGCGCCTGCGGCATCAACTTCGCCGACAGCATCATGACGGCGGGCAAGTACCAGAACCAGCCCGAGCTGCCCTTTACGCCCGGCTCGGAAATCGCCGGCGACATCGTGGCGCTGGGCGCGGGCGTCGAGGGCTTCTCGGTCGGCGACCGGGTGATGGGCCTGCCGGGGCGGGGCGGCTATGCGGAGCTGGTGGCGGTGGACGCCGGCCGGCTGACCCGGCTGCCCGACGGCCTGAGCTATGAGCAGGCGGCCAGCTTTGCCGTCACCTACGGCACCAGCCATGTGGCGCTGCTTCACCGGGCGCGCCTGCAGGCGGGCGAGACCCTGCTGGTCCACGGCGCGGCGGGGGGCGTCGGCCTGACGGCCGTGGAGATCGGCCGCATCATCGGGGCGCGCATCATCGCCACCGCCGGAGGACCGGAGAAGCTGGCGATCGCCCGTGCCGCCGGCGCCCACGAGACCATCGATTATCTGAGCGAGGACATCCGCAAGCGGGTCAAGGAACTGACCGGCGGGCGCGGCGCGGACGTGGTCTACGACCCCATCGGCGGCGACGTCTTCGACGCCTCGCTGCGCTGCGTCGCGTTCGAGGGCCGCATCCTGGTGATCGGCTTCGCCGGCGGCCGCGTGCCGCAGATCCCGGCCAACCACGTGATGGTCAAGAACGTGGACATCATCGGCGTGAACCGGCCGAGCTACGACACGCTGGCGCCCGAGGTGTCGCGGCGCAGCCAGGAGCAGCTGCTCGACTGGCTGGCGGAAGGGAAATTGCGCCCGCTGGTCTCCCGGACATTTCCGCTCGAGCGCGCGGTGGAGGCGCTGGACTCGGTGGTGACGCGCAAATCGACCGGGAAGGTCGTCATCACCCCGTGA